From Juglans regia cultivar Chandler chromosome 6, Walnut 2.0, whole genome shotgun sequence, the proteins below share one genomic window:
- the LOC108992264 gene encoding uncharacterized protein LOC108992264, whose amino-acid sequence MHAKTDSEVTSLAASSPTRSPRRPVYYVQSPSRDSHDGEKTTTSFHSTPVLSPVGSPPHSHSSVGRHSRESSTSRFSGSLKPGSRKILPKDGSRDGHRKGQKPWKECDVIEEEGLLEDEERRRGIPRRCYVLAFVLGFVALFSVFSLILWGASKPMKPEIVVKSMTFEQFKIQAGSDSTGVATEMISVNSTVKLTYRNTGTFFGVHVTSTPFDLSYSQLTIASGTIKKFYQSRKSRRSFGVTVKGDKIPMYGSGADLSTSTGTSILPVPLKLNFVIRSKAYVLGKLVKPKFYKKIECSVTYNPKKLNVAISLKNSCTYD is encoded by the exons ATGCATGCGAAGACGGATTCAGAGGTGACGAGCCTCGCTGCTTCGTCCCCTACCAGATCTCCTCGCCGGCCAGTCTACTATGTACAGAGCCCGTCGCGGGATTCCCACGACGGGGAGAAGACAACGACGTCTTTTCACTCTACGCCGGTCCTTAGCCCCGTCGGATCTCCGCCTCATTCCCACTCGTCCGTCGGCCGGCACTCGAGGGAGTCCTCCACCAGTAGGTTCTCCGGCTCTCTGAAACCTGGATCTCGCAAGATCTTGCCCAAGGACGGGTCCCGTGACGGCCACAGGAAGGGTCAGAAGCCCTGGAAGGAGTGCGATGTGATTGAGGAAGAGGGCCTTCTTGAAGATGAAGAGCGTCGAAGGGGAATCCCTCGTCGCTGctatgttctggcttttgttctTGGTTTCGTTGCTCTCTTCTCTGTATTTTCCTTGATACTATGGGGTGCTAGTAAGCCTATGAAACCCGAGATCGTCGTGAAG AGTATGACATTTGAGCAATTCAAGATTCAAGCTGGTTCGGATTCTACGGGGGTTGCCACCGAAATGATCTCGGTCAACTCCACGGTGAAACTCACGTATCGGAACACTGGCACATTCTTCGGAGTTCATGTCACTTCAACTCCTTTCGATCTATCTTATTCCCAGCTCACAATCGCTTCAGGAACA ATTAAGAAGTTTTATCAGTCCAGGAAGAGCCGGAGATCATTCGGTGTGACAGTGAAGGGCGACAAGATTCCAATGTATGGAAGTGGAGCCGATTTGAGCACTTCCACCGGCACATCGATTTTACCGGTGCCGTTGAAGTTGAACTTTGTGATCCGATCGAAAGCCTACGTTCTTGGGAAATTGGTGAAGCCCAAGTTTTACAAGAAGATCGAGTGTTCCGTTACATACAATCCCAAAAAGCTCAACGTCGCAATCTCGCTCAAGAATTCTTGCACGTACGATTGA
- the LOC108992254 gene encoding heat stress transcription factor B-4-like encodes MALMLDNCEGILLSLDSHKSVPAPFLTKTYQLVDDPNTDHIVSWGEDDTTFVVWRPPEFARDLLPNYFKHNNFSSFVRQLNTYGFRKIVPDRWEFANEFFKKGEKHLLCEIHRRKTAQPQVALNQHHHHQHHPHSPLGVNVPSFFPFQGRVSISSSDSDEQANWCDSPPLSSPRGGSTAGVSFVGANYNSTVTALSEDNERLRRSNSMLMSELAHMRKLYNDIIYFVQNHVKPVAPSNSYPSSLHLCNPPAATATPITTNSPMVQKPLNQILGYYPTNPKQAPYSTHAINSPSSTTSKSSVTILEEPNSNSCKTKLFGVPLQSKKRLHPEYGANPTNMETSIKARLVLEKDDLGLNLMPPSAC; translated from the exons ATGGCTCTTATGTTAGATAATTGTGAGGGTATCTTACTCTCTTTAGACTCCCACAAATCAGTCCCAGCTCCATTCCTCACCAAAACCTACCAACTTGTAGACGATCCCAACACAGACCACATAGTTTCTTGGGGCGAAGATGACACTACCTTTGTGGTTTGGCGGCCGCCTGAGTTCGCTCGCGACCTCCTCCCCAACTACTTCAAGCACAACAACTTCTCCAGTTTCGTCCGACAGCTCAATACCTAT GGTTTTCGAAAGATCGTACCAGACAGATGGGAGTTTGCGAACGAGTTTTTCAAGAAAGGGGAGAAGCACTTGTTATGCGAGATCCATAGAAGGAAAACTGCTCAGCCACAAGTAGCCCTCAaccagcatcatcatcatcaacaccACCCGCATTCTCCACTCGGCGTCAATGTCCCTAGTTTCTTCCCCTTTCAAGGCCGAGTTAGCATATCCTCCTCCGATTCGGACGAGCAAGCCAATTGGTGCGACTCGCCCCCACTCTCTTCCCCAAGAGGAGGAAGCACCGCCGGAGTCTCATTCGTTGGTGCTAACTACAACAGCACGGTGACGGCGCTCTCGGAGGACAATGAAAGACTCAGACGAAGTAACTCTATGCTAATGTCCGAGCTCGCGCACATGAGGAAGCTTTACAACGATATCATATATTTTGTGCAAAATCATGTAAAGCCTGTAGCTCCAAGCAATTCTTACCCTTCCTCTTTACATCTTTGCAACCCACCCGCAGCAACTGCCACTCCTATTACTACAAATAGTCCAATGGTGCAAAAGCCTTTGAACCAGATTCTTGGGTACTATCCGACTAACCCTAAGCAAGCCCCTTACAGTACCCATGCTATCAACTCTCCAAGCAGTACTACCTCAAAGAGTTCTGTGACGATTCTTGAAGAACCCAACAGCAATAGCTGCAAGACTAAGCTGTTTGGGGTGCCTCTTCAATCGAAGAAACGATTGCACCCTGAGTATGGTGCTAACCCAACGAACATGGAAACTAGTATTAAGGCTCGTTTAGTCTTGGAAAAGGATGATTTAGGCTTAAATCTCATGCCTCCTTCAGCATGTTAG